The following is a genomic window from Amblyraja radiata isolate CabotCenter1 chromosome 13, sAmbRad1.1.pri, whole genome shotgun sequence.
GCACCCACCCTGCACCCCTGCACCCACCCCTGCATCCCTGCATCCACCCTGCACCCACGCATGCATTCCTGCACCCACCCGGCACCCACCCTGCACCCATCCCTGCTCCCACCCCTGCATCCATGCACCAACCCCTGCACCCACCCCTGCATCCCTGAACCCATCCTgcacccaccctgcacccaccctgCACCCCCCTGCATCTACCCTGCACCCATCCTGCACCCACGCCTGGATTCCTgcacccaccctgcacccacccgGCACCCACCCTGCACCCATCCTGCACCCACGCCTGCATTCCTgcacccaccctgcacccacccggcacccaccctgcacccatcctgcatccaccctgcacccacccctGCTCCCATCCCTGCTCCCACCCCTGCATCCATGCACCAATCCCTGCACCCACCCCTGCATCCCTtcacccaccctgcacccaccctgCACCTATCCTGCACCCACCCTGCATCTACCCTGCACCCACCCTGCATCCCTgcacccaccctgcacccacgCCTGCATTCCTGCACCCACTCGgcacccaccctgcacccaccctgcacccacccctGCACCCATCCCTGCTCCCACCCCTGCATCCATGCACCAACCCCTGCACCCACCCCTGCATCCATGCACCCATCCTGCACCCATCCTGCACCCACCCTGCATCTACCCTGCACCCACCCTGCATCCCTgcacccaccctgcacccacccctGCATCCCTGCACCCATCctgcacccacccaccacccaccctgcacccaccctgcacccacccctGCTCCCATCCCTGTACCAACTTTGTACCAACCCTGCACCTACGCTTCACCCCCTCTGccatcccaccctccccctctatATCATCTCCCCTCCCACTTTACCCACTCCccatctgccccctcccccacctactTTCCGCCCCATCTACCCCCTCCACCTGGCCTCTTCCACTGACCCCGTTACTCCCCCCAGGTGAGCAGCCGGTGCCGTGGGCTGTGGTGGGAGTGTGTGACCAGCACCCTGGACGGGATCCGTACCTGCGACGACTACGATTCCATCCTGGCCGAGCATTCTCGTGAGTACccagagcacccccccccccccacacacccaccccacccccccccccccccccccacccacccaccccaccccaccccccccccccccacaccccccccccaccccaccccccctcccctaaccCCCGTCGTcaatctccctcccccaccccagctcCCCCCACCGGTCCCTGAGTTACCCCTGGACCTCTCCTCACCGCTGGTCTCCGGGCAGGATCCTCgccggcccccccccccataaccggaatcccctaccccctctccgtacccccccccccccctccccgctggTCTACcgatattgccccccccccctccccctgctgaCCCTGCGTTTTCCGCCCTCTTCCCAGTGAAGCTGGTGCTGACCCGGGCCCTGATGATCGTGGCAGACATCCTGACGGGCTTTGCCTTCATCTTGCTGATCCTGGGGCTGGACTGTGTCCGTCTACTCCCGGACCACCCCCCCACCAAGGCCAGGGTCAGCCTGGTGGCCGCAGCCGTGCAGATGGCCGCAGGTAGGTGCTGCTCcggccttggggggggggggggggggggggggttctgagcTGTCCTTGCCCACTCGTTCAATGTGTTGTGTGTCCTTGGAAGTTCAGCTCCCAGTTCCAACCCTCCTTCAGCCACGTGATGCCCACAACGTCGGATGCCACTCACTCTAAGCCCATCCACTTTGTTTCATATACTGAGTGCGGTCCAATATAACACCTTTGGTTCTGTATTCACTTCTCTTCTCACAGTGGTCCCCGTTGTCTGACATTAGACTTtagcttttagagatacagcgcagaaacgggcccttcggcccaccgaagccttgccgaccagcgatcatcccatacactagcactatcctacaaaatagagacaatttacaatttacagaagccaataaacctacaaacctgcacgtctttggggtgtgggaggaaaccgaaaacctggcgctgtgtggcaacaACACTACTGCCGAGCTACTCCGCCATTAGATTCTCATCTCTTGCCGAACTTTCTGGCCTGTTTCTTACTCTGGAAACTCCAGTAACCTCTCCAACGTTCTCCTTCCCTTTAACTCGATTCCATCCTTTTCCAATATGTTGAACCCCCACCCCACTatttaggactttggttagactgtatttggagtattgccggCAGTTCTGCAGTGGACCCATTACTGGAAAGATGGGGAAACTCTGGAGAGGACGCAGAGGGGGTTTACCAGAAGCATGCATGGATAGGAGAGTATTAACTACGGGGAGAGGGACAGacatggattattttctctggaacccccaaaagttggggaggggaggggaatggggagggtgAGAAGGGTGAGTGGACGGTCCTATGGGTTAGGGGGTCGCTCTGGAGATGTTGGGACGGTTCGGGGTGAGGAGACGatcctgggctgggctgggctgggctgggctggggggCGGGGATGGTTCTGGGGGTGAGCATGGGTGAGTGGAGGGctctggaggaggaggggggggaagggggctcTGGGGCTgggcggaaggggggggggagggtggtgagtGACCGTTGACGGTTGTGTTGGCCACAGGGGTGCCGGGCACGGTGGGCTCGGTGTGGTACGCGGTGGATGTATACGTGGAGAGGACCACGCTGGTGATACAGAACGTCTTCCTGGGCGTGCAGTACCAGTGGGGGTGGTCGTGCTGGCTGGCCATGGCCGGCGGCCTGGGCTCTCTGCTTGCGGGCACTGCTCTCTGCTGCTGCCTCTGCTCCCACACAGGTAGGGCACTCCCTCAGTACCGCCCCACCCTCACACTCGCCCACCCCGCACCCagacaccacccctccctctcgtcCCAGACCCAcgcacaggctcttcggcccacccagcccaACACTAAccatggattaactcagcgggtccggcagcatctgtggacaacattgagtggtgacgtttcgggtcgggcttactcctgcccctctcctcttccagtccgtcccccccccccccataatatctgaagaagggtcttgacctgaagcgtcacctatccacagtCACAGTGGGTTCTGTGCTGGTGAATGGGCCGGAGTCTGGGGCCGCACTGATCACTGGCTCTGGCCACTGACTCTGGCCACTGGCATTGACTACTGCCTCACTCACCTCTGCGCCACTGATCACTGCATCACTAACACTGTCACTGACCACTGCATCAGTGGTCACTGCACCACTGACCAGTGCAACACTGACCACTGACTCTGATCATTGGGCACTGGCACTGACCAGTGCATCACTGGGCACTGCATCACTGACCACTGCCACTGaccactgcatcactgacactatcACTGACCGCTGCATAACTGGTCAATGTCACTGACCACTGCATAACTGGTCAATGTCACTGATCATTGCACCACTGACCGCTGCACTGGCACTGAccgctgccctctctctctctctctctctctctccttcaggCCAGGGCCACAGCCGTGCCCTGTACCAGGCGGGCAGGAGTGCCACCGGGAAGATGTACGCCTTGAATACGCGTGTGTAGACATCCCGATGTTCCCCAGGACCGCTCGAGTCTGCACCTCCCGCTGAACGGGAGAGTCACACACCCGGGCCAGCAGCGCACTGACGCAATTCAGCCCATCGGCCCCGACCGCGGTGTCAGCAGAAGGTTCCACTGGATTAAAGAGAAACAAATGTGAATTGCTGTGCTCAAAATAATTGACTGAGCCTCTCTCTGTAATAATAAGCATCTCTCTGCACTGTCCCACCACACACTCCCAGGGTCAGACACAGAGTGAAACTCTCGCTATAGCTCTGGTCCCCGTCCAgtcaacatccccgtaaatcttatctgcactcgtttaagcttaacaacatccttcccatagaagagacacacacactcacatgataTCTATACATACGCACAGTGACACAGAACATAGAGACAAACATATATAGACACATAGACTCACAGACACTTAGACactcacacacgtacatacacacacagacactggtCTCAGCAGCAACGGGAGTGAGCACCGTGGGTGAGGCTCCCATGTGCTGAGGGAGCCGGCGATGGGTGGTGTCTGGCGCCCTCCCCTGTCCCCTCTGTGAACTGCAAAGCATAGTCGTACACGGCCCTGGACTTAGTTAGTGAATGaacgaatggatgaatgaatacgtttattggccaagtatgtacacatacaaggaatttgccttggtgctccgctcgcaagtaccaacacgacatacagtaacaattaagaatgacacattaaacattaaacattaataataaaccaTTATAGTTTAAACTATAACGCTGaattggccagtgggggggggggggggggtgcagtgacCATTGGGGGGTGGGCTTGGCCACTGGGCCCAGCTGCCCACAGTATCTGCAGCAGTGGATGGCGCGttaagcaaaacacaacgtgctggaggaactagaggtcaggcagcatctgtggaggaataggcagggtcgggaccctacttcagactgatggagaaggTGGAAGAAAGCTCGCAAggacaggtgggggtgggggggggggggacttggcaagtgataggtggttacaggttaggggggtgattggcagatgggaggagtaagtgacaaaggctggagaaccaggggccacagtttaagaataaggagtaagccatttagaacggagacgaggaaacactttttctcacagagagtggtgagtgtggaattctctgcctcagggggcagtggaggcaggttctccggatgctttcaagagagagctagatagggctcttaaaaataacggagtcaggggttatggggagaaggtaggaacatctgattggggatgatcagccatgatcacattgaatggtggtgctggctcgaagggccaaatggcctactcctctacctattgtctattgtctattgagatgaaaaggagacaaagggtgtcagataaggagggaAGATGAACGAAATCTAAAGCTGGAGGAAGAGATATTGGTGGAAAGAGATACGTTAGGggaaagggaggtgggggggggaggtggagaaaaACGGAGGACTCGGGTGGGAGATGAGTGAATGGAGGAGGCATGCGGAAGAGGGGAGTATGGAATCGGTGAGTTGGGCGTTGGTGTATTGGTATGGGATAATGGGGAGaggagcctgctgatgtccaaagGCAGGTGGCAGTGTAAGCTGTGAGGAGCAGGCGTATCTCAGGAGCCGACAGTCTGTAGACGGCAGATGCCGAGGCCACAGGGTGGAGATGAGGGTCTTCACTCTGTATAAACGTTGGGGGGTCTTCACATGGTGCGAGATTGAAATGAATCTGTTCAGAGGGATCTCTGTGTTTTTATACAGGAATCCCTGAAAGGTAACTTCCAGATATCGTGAACAGTTGGGAAGGCAAGCAGAGGtggtttgtgtctgaagaagagtcctgacccgaaacgttgccaggggtagtggtggagacgGATAGTATTGTGGTTTTTGGGAGGGACATAGATATGAGGAATTGAGGggtatgggtcatgtgcaggtaggtaagagttggtcttggcattatgcttgccttggtgctccgctcgcaagtaccaacacgacatacagtaacaattacagTAATACAATAAGAAGGATTCCTATGTTGTACCGTTCcatgtgggccgacgggcctgttcctatgctgtattgtTCTGTGTGGCGCCATAGGGTTGATTACAATTCACTGCAGTCCACATCCACATTCCTGCAGACAGGGTGGACGGGTTTACAGGCAGCTTCCTTTCATCAGTGCTTCACCTGGTTTGTTCCGAGAGAAACCTGCCTTCGGCAAAATAAAGCTGCGACTATGCAACACCTGTCAGTGTCAGCGATCTCCGCTCTGTACCCCAATCCCGGCTCCTGTACGGTTACccgcaccctccctctctctccgcccaccccctctccacgcccctctccctccctccctccctctccgtctACCCCTCTCCATGACCCCtgtcaccaaactccaccagtcgGTGCCATCAAATTGTAACATGGCCCCACCCTCCACGGAGGGAGCCCCACTGCGGGACCACTCCCAGAGAGGGAGCTTCCCCCACTCTTCCCATTACCGCTCTGCCCTTTGGGGTAAGGGAGACCCACCCTTTCGCTATCCAAGTGCTGCAGCTGACTTTGATTTGCCATTCATGCTGCCAGCCCTTCTCCAGTACAGCCACTATCACATTTTCACGTTGCTTCTACTTCTCGTGATCAGCCCGGATTCTACCGTGTTATTAAAAAAAACCGATTCTTGtttagatacagtatggaaacaggcccttcatcccaccgagtccacgctgtccatcgatcacccgttcacactatttctcTGTTCTCCCAATTTCTGATCCGTCCCCTAcatcatgctagggacaatttgcagaagccgattaacctacaaacctgcatgtctttgaggtgtgggaggaaacaagagcacccagaggaaacctcagcggttatagggagaacgtgcaaactccacacagacagcatctgaggtgaggatcgaatccgggtctccggcgctgcgccactgtgccgccccaaataaacacaaggaactgcaaatgctgaaggtttgagcaaaacacaaagtgctgaaggaactcaaggggtcaggcagcatctgtgtgtgtgtgtgtgggggggggggggggggggggggggggggagtggacaggtggtgtttcgggtcgggaccctcatTCAGTTGTAAGCAGTCTGTTTGATTTGTCTTCCTCCGTATCTCTCTCACCATCCAGGGGTCCAGGGTTTGATTGTTGACCCTGCGGCCGGCTGGGAGAGAGCCTCCACTCTACCCCAAGCTCGACTCCACCCCAGACACCTCCTCCTTCCATTGATCTGCTCCAGCTCTCCCACTTCATCTTGGATCCCATCCCTTGGAAACCATCGTCACTGACACTGTTCACATGGGCAcagagcacggacacaggcccttcggccccttgaGTCGCGTCCTGCAGGTCGCTGTAACAGAACACCCGTTTACTGTACTCGGCGGACAGCAGTTTCAGGAGCAGAACACCAGGAGATCAGGCGCTGTACAAATGCAGGTCTGGCGGGCAGAATTCACCCCAAACCATCCTCCCTCAGTAACCaaccttccccactccccccctcatccCAAATCTCCCTCGCATCCcctatccactcccccccccccccccccgctcacacTCCCTTTCCCCACTCGCTCCCAACCTGCCCCTTACTCCTGCTCACAACCCCTCTTACCTCCCTCCAACTCCCTCGCCCCACATCTTCCTCcgcctcaccctcccctccctccccacaccgcctcctcctcccccGCTCAGTCACTCCGACACCTCCAACTGGTTTTTCAGGTCGACTCGCATCAGAATCGCAGTCAGAATGAAGGTGAGGTCACTGGCTCCGCTCTCGGTGGCTCCGCGCTGCTGGGGAGGGGGAGACTGACGGACGATGCAGGGATGGAGGGAGTGacagagtggggggtgggggggggggagtggggagtgtgacagggaggggaggaatgggcgggagagatggggggggggggggtgacggaaGCGGGGCGACGCGAGAGCCGCGGGTGCAGGTAAGGAGGCAACGGGCCGAAGGGGCGCAGCACGGCCGATGTGATCGTTGCTGATGCCCGGAGGGGAGGGGGTTCGCCTGCCGGGGATCCCCCGGAGCGGGACGCTAGGTGGATCCCTCGTCCTCCAGGACCGGGTCAGGGCGCGTTGTGTCCGGGTCTGTACCGGGGAAGGTGGTGGGTGGGTGACCGGGGAGGGGGCGGCTCCGGGTGGTCCCCGTCCcgatgaggggggggtggggtggtcaaTATATAGATCAGGTACCCAGTCTCTGCTCCTAACCTCACCCCTTCCTCGCACCCTTCCCTCCTGACCTCTCCCCTTCACACACCCCTCCTCACTCCCTCTgctcctcaacccccccccccccccctcacccctcccctctcctacaCGGGGCCCCACTCCTGGGGCCACATCTCCACCCAGGGACCCTCGCTCCCAACCGCTGGGGAGGGTCCAGTATCCAgtgacagagtgggggggggggggggggggggggggggtggtcagagGTGGGAGGTGTTGATGTGCAAAGGGACCCGGGTGTCCGCTCAGACAACGGACAAATAGAGTGATGTTCTTCCGAGATACAAGGAACGGCAGgtgtcttgagcaaaacacaaagtgctgggggaactctgcgggtcagggcgcatctgtggagggaatcgacaggcgatgtttcggaagTGATGgagtagggagggggagaaagctggaaaggggggggggggggggggggaggggataaagCCTGGCATATTGACTGAGGAATAAAGGTGAGGGGGTGATTGACAAATGGGTGGAGTGTGAGGCGGTGAAAAGGACTCTGAATAAGGGACCAGCGAGGAATTGTCTGACTAGAATGCGCTGCCACGGTCTGCGGTGGAGACAGATGTGTTAAtgatgtttaagagacttttgaatggatacatggatatgcagggaatggagggatgtggatcacgttggtcttggcatcatgttcggcgcagacattgtgggccgaagggtcagttgatgtgctgtactgttttatgattTAATGAGTTTTTAAGACCTCTAGCATCTTCTCTTCACAATGTAGACGTTCTTCAACAATATCACCGTTCACCTAGGAGGTaaaatgatgtcagattaggagagaAGATGAGATGAGATGTAAAGCCGGAGAGACATGGGTAGAAGGGGACTGAGGGAGGGGGATGAAAGGGGAATGGGGGACAGGGTTGGGAGCTGAGTGTAAGGAGGTGGGGAAAGGAGCAGAGTGACTGGACCGGTGGGAGAAGTGGGTGGGAACCCAAGTGGGGatgatcgtttagtttagtttaattaaaagcttttttgttgcgtgctatccactcaGTTGAAAGACTATacctatgaggtagatagtagctcaggacacctttctagttgttgatagaatgattcggttgggaagaaactgtccctgaatccagaggtgtgcgttttcacacttctatacatcttacctgaagggagaggggagaagagggagtggccgggatgAGATTCGTtcttgattacgctgctggccttgccgaagtgtagatggagtcaatggaagagaggttggtttgagtgatggtctggactgtgtccacaattctttgcaatgTCTTGccgtcttgggtggagctgttcccatccCATGCTGTGTTGCATCCCGATAAAACTGACATCGGAATTACTTGGAATTGtaagctccccaagcggaatgtgaggtgctgttcctccagtctacgtgtggcctcactctggcaatggaggagggccaggacaggGAAGTCAGTGcgagaatgggaaagggagtggtTCGCAACCAGGAGACCCAGTAGGCCTGCTGTAAAAACAGCTGGAATCTGGGAACAGGGAGTTCGCAGGGATATCAGCAGTGGGTACCCAGGATGCTGGGGTCACCGTACGGGGGAGagacacagcgagagagagacagagacacagagagagagacagagacagagagagagacagagacagagacagagagagagagagagagagagagagggagagagagagagagagacagagagagagggtgacagagagacagacagagagagagagacagacagacagagagagagagggtgagagagagagagagagagtcagagacagagacatagacagagacaaagagagacagagacagagagagagagagagacagagagagagagagagagagaaagagagacagagaaagagagacagagaccgagagagagagagaccgagagagacggggagagagagagggggagagagagaaagagagacagagacagagacagagacagacagagagagagacagagggagagggagagggagagggagagggagagggagagggagagggagagggagagggagagggagagggagagggagagggagagggagagggagagggagagggagagggagagggactgtgtgtgtgtgtatcgggCACATCTCCTAATGACACAGGTGGGTGCCGTACATTCAACGCACACTAACAGGTTGTTGGATATTTTGCAACCAAAAGTGGCCCTTGTGTTAAAGGTGAGATCTGATCGTCAAATGACAGAGCAGGCACGATggaccgagtggcctactccacaTTTTCTGTTCCTCCTTCATGTCTCCCCTGTGGGACCCTGGACTCGCATCATCACAATAACATCTCAGGGCCATTTTCCAGTTCTGCCCCCAATTTTGGGTGTAGTCCCAATTCCCCCAATCTACCTTgggcaaaatgacacaaagtgctggagtaactcagcagatcgacagcatctctggaaaaaatggatatgtgatgtttccacacctgaggaagggtcctgaaacatcacctatgctgtctaaccatatattgtctttccactgaatggttagcacacaaaagcttttcactgtaccacggtacatgtgacaataaactaaactgacctgccgagttactccagcactttgtgtccttttctatattaactagaatctgcagttctcaCATAGCTTTCCACCTAGCTGCAAGCTAATTTGCCGTATTGGGTCTGTATCCTTCAATGGTTTGCCTACTTGgtgtccaaaatttaagtatcaatttctttccaattatcaaCCGATAattaaaaaaacgttttggtctttatttaaattgatatcttctactattattccaaatataatccattccgttttaggttctattcttgacttgaaaagctttgtaaatatatcaaatatatcgctccaaaatttattcaactttgtacatcctacaaatgaatgtgttatattagcgttttgaaacaaacatttatcgcatctgggagagacgtttggaaaaaattgattcaacctcgtttttgaataatatagtctatgtaataatttgaattgaattaaattatgtcttgcattaatagaacaattatgtgtgttcatcagatacttttcccatctatccttcgagatctttatcattagctcatgttcccaatcttctcttagtgcttctgttgagggtaattctctatttaatatattattataaaagtatgatattagtttttgtgaatcagccttaatattcattgcttcttctaatgggtctaaaaatatagtttgaaatctatgtgtatatttcttcataaagtcacatatctgtatatatttaaaatattgattatccttcagtttaaattttaattttaaatgttgaaatgataacagtttgcgcaattcatacatatcccctactttcctaatccccagtctatcccattgttgatatgttttgtcgatgagagatggtttgaatgcggggttgttcaatagtggggttagtactgatagattatttaatttcaaggatacttttatttgtttccaaattcttattgtattgtgaataattgggttcttcttatatattatactattcaattttatcggtgagagcaagatcgttcctatatcgtgtggatagcactcctctttctccattcttatccactccaactgctgagtggaactatccaaccagtacattatgttcttaatatgcactgcccagtagtaatacataaagtttggtaatgataaacccccaacttctttaggtttacacaaatgttttcgttgaattctgtgtgctctgtaatcccatataaaattagtgatagtagaatctagttttttgaaaaagtattttggaatatatattgggatcgcttgaaacaaatatattaattgtggtaagaaagtcatttttatagcgttaattctacctatcaatgagagcgggagcgttttccaaaatttaatcatatcattcagtttatttaattgtggcataaaattggcactaaataatgatttgtgtcttctcgtaatttgaatacccagatacttgaatttttctgttgcgattttgaaggggaattttagtaagtgtctcgaatcctgtggttttaaagacataatttcgcttttattccaatttattctatatcctgaaaaagagccgaattcctcaatgaaTGTTAATAATGTGGGTATACGCGTTTGTGTATctatttaatacaatttaaagtactacatagactgcattattctaaaacaaaattaaatagaatttttcctaatatctctcctatctgtgataaatgtcaataccaAATGGCTAACAacccatacttttgtaaactgtataaaaattaaaaattactggatggatatttttaaaataatctctGTAGTTGTTAATATCCAACTGGATCACGaccctaaattaataatattgggcataTCAGAACAATACCTATACAATAAACTCAcaataaaccaaagaaatttccttgattacagattgatacaaatacatcgatagatgctcctgaacacatcatcagtgatgtaacctggggtcattgggtgtttcgggtctttcaacatcagacaccctcacccaagcgacccagccgtggttgatcagaccacgacttgtgttcaggtggcattcgctcctccccatggacctcctctcctgatccagagccatcttgatgccttctccgctgcctctgtggtgttcttgatggcccttctccttgccactccgttgatgcccagtgcattcaaggctttgtagagcgattgccctgcaaaacctctgcagccaacctcgatgggcatacaccttgccttccagccctgcttacggcagtctatgaccagctcttcattcttggccatcttcctctcgtgggcctcctccagacggtcctcccacggcactgtcagttccaacaagacgatgtttttggtcgcctctgagaccaggaggatatctggcctcagggtggtcgtggcaatgtgctgtggaaacttcagctgtttcaccagttctacggaaagctgccagtcctgcgcagtcgccaggattcctggcttctgcaatgggtttgagaacctggttgtgacgccatgtgtaccggccctgcccaagagactttgggcaacagctcaggatgtgttccaacgtccccttgcctgagcattgcaggcaatctggagattccgctttgccccagatgaagaggttccgtgcccttcaaataatctataaatggagaccatattctagtaaataattctggtttgtcaattaagacaaatctaattttttccaaatgtaaggtctccgacatctccataatccacatcttgattgtgggggttgttgggtttttccaaaattttaatatcaaatttttcccaattattatactgtaatcaaggaaatttctttggtttattgtgagttttaggtattgttc
Proteins encoded in this region:
- the LOC116979830 gene encoding claudin-16-like, producing the protein MQALQFGALLASMVSTAFLVVATWTDCWMVNADDSLEVSSRCRGLWWECVTSTLDGIRTCDDYDSILAEHSLKLVLTRALMIVADILTGFAFILLILGLDCVRLLPDHPPTKARVSLVAAAVQMAAGVPGTVGSVWYAVDVYVERTTLVIQNVFLGVQYQWGWSCWLAMAGGLGSLLAGTALCCCLCSHTGQGHSRALYQAGRSATGKMYALNTRV